The Nitrospirota bacterium genome has a window encoding:
- a CDS encoding RHS repeat-associated core domain-containing protein, whose product MILLISIIQPAHGFPSVTTSTIRNTGITGFGGTVQAINYNTAGLPTSYTFSNGITTNITYNTRNLTTRITAGTAFDNGYTYDSRGNTTNITNYLDNTKNQSFTYDSLSRLAGFNGAWGTGSYTYSSVGNRLTKIVAGSTTSYSYSSNRLSSTSGGEPQTFSYNGYGSLTATTWKGVNYSLTYDSLNNLKTYKSGATVLADFAYDGDGMRVTKTASGKTVVYHYDKDGRVLSETDSSSNRIADYIYANGKLMAKIVPSAVYFFHTDPAGTPMAMTNTSKTVIWKADYRPFGEEQTITGTIENNEKFVGKEKDKETGLYYFGARYMEPRIGRFAAVDPIGPVSGQTGKANEKLLLNPQQLNRYAYSLNNPYRYKDEDGKWAEDVHSGIGNLKYGTYTWARQAGFNDKDAKIIARGNNATDKNAGWAVITGVPGRHFNTSILSTVDSRQIFAEKDLQTAVALYRQRQQQEALAILGRGLHGLQDIIAHGDWPFIWPHPSWFDSAEERPAALKQTESRTKEYLNRFRDTVDKHEND is encoded by the coding sequence ATAATATTATTAATCAGTATTATCCAACCGGCACATGGATTTCCTTCAGTTACAACATCAACAATCAGAAATACCGGCATAACCGGCTTCGGCGGTACAGTACAGGCCATCAACTATAATACGGCAGGGCTTCCCACCTCCTATACCTTTTCAAATGGCATTACCACAAATATCACATATAACACCAGGAATCTCACTACGAGGATAACGGCAGGAACAGCCTTTGATAACGGCTACACTTATGACAGCAGAGGGAATACCACAAATATTACGAACTACCTTGACAATACAAAAAACCAATCATTCACGTATGATAGCCTAAGCAGGCTGGCAGGATTCAACGGCGCATGGGGAACAGGCTCTTATACATATAGCTCAGTAGGAAACAGATTGACTAAGATTGTTGCAGGGAGCACAACTTCCTATTCCTACTCCAGTAACAGATTGAGTTCCACCTCCGGAGGAGAACCCCAGACATTCAGCTATAATGGATATGGCAGCCTTACAGCAACAACGTGGAAAGGAGTCAATTATAGTTTGACTTACGATTCTTTAAACAATCTCAAGACCTATAAGTCAGGCGCTACCGTACTTGCAGATTTTGCATATGATGGCGACGGGATGAGGGTTACAAAGACAGCCAGTGGAAAAACAGTGGTATATCATTATGACAAAGACGGCAGGGTGCTGTCCGAGACAGACAGCAGCAGTAACCGCATAGCCGATTACATTTACGCGAATGGCAAGCTCATGGCGAAAATAGTACCTTCCGCGGTATACTTCTTCCACACAGACCCTGCAGGAACACCCATGGCGATGACAAATACCAGTAAAACAGTAATCTGGAAAGCAGACTACAGACCCTTCGGAGAAGAACAAACAATTACAGGTACAATTGAAAACAATGAGAAGTTTGTAGGGAAGGAAAAGGATAAAGAAACAGGGCTGTATTACTTTGGAGCAAGGTATATGGAGCCGAGGATTGGGAGGTTTGCCGCGGTTGACCCGATCGGACCTGTCAGCGGACAGACGGGCAAGGCTAATGAAAAACTACTATTAAATCCGCAGCAATTGAACAGATATGCTTATTCATTGAATAACCCTTACAGGTATAAAGACGAGGATGGAAAATGGGCAGAGGATGTTCATTCGGGTATTGGGAATCTTAAATATGGTACCTACACATGGGCACGGCAGGCAGGCTTTAATGATAAAGATGCAAAAATAATCGCAAGAGGCAATAATGCTACTGACAAAAATGCAGGCTGGGCTGTTATCACAGGAGTGCCAGGCAGGCATTTCAATACCTCAATACTAAGTACGGTGGACTCGCGGCAGATATTCGCTGAAAAAGACCTACAAACAGCGGTTGCTTTATATAGACAACGTCAGCAGCAAGAGGCTTTAGCAATACTTGGACGAGGATTGCACGGGCTACAGGATATAATAGCGCATGGTGACTGGCCGTTCATATGGCCGCATCCATCATGGTTTGATTCTGCTGAAGAAAGACCTGCAGCACTAAAGCAAACAGAGTCTCGAACTAAGGAATACTTAAATCGTTTTCGTGATACAGTAGACAAACATGAAAATGATTAA